From one Caldichromatium japonicum genomic stretch:
- the bamC gene encoding outer membrane protein assembly factor BamC, translating into MKPGFKRLPILIPLVMLVGCSLSAIEDSLPDQRLVYKRQREAAENLEIPPDLMSAGRFDDALDIPGGVEHPATFSEYAGGRAQRQQAAAQGGEVLPSFPNVELKRRGDERWLEVQASPQAVWLRVIAFWREQGVLLVEQNPAVGVMRTDWLDNRAEIRKDFITRMVSKVAEGLYSTSTRDQYTLRIESGLRPSTTEIRLTHRGMAERLVSGGIAGSTERTIWEPSGSDREKEAEMLRRLMVYLGGSPSKAGGGEMPAGQLIGANSRLVNENGVPLIIIPQEFRSAWQMTGAALDRAGFVVEDRDQAQGLYEVRYAGQDAQPEQKPGLLSRLAFWHKPKIDPVKQFQIKVSSNDKESRVIILAPDGKPDVSANGQRILNLIQEQLR; encoded by the coding sequence GTGAAACCAGGTTTCAAGCGCCTTCCCATCCTCATCCCTCTGGTGATGCTGGTCGGCTGTAGTCTCAGCGCGATCGAGGATAGTCTCCCCGATCAGCGCCTCGTCTATAAGCGCCAGCGCGAGGCGGCTGAGAATCTGGAGATCCCACCGGATCTAATGTCTGCCGGCAGATTTGATGATGCCCTTGATATCCCGGGCGGCGTCGAACACCCGGCGACCTTTTCCGAATATGCTGGCGGGCGTGCCCAGCGCCAACAAGCAGCGGCCCAAGGCGGCGAGGTCTTACCCAGTTTTCCCAATGTCGAGCTGAAACGGCGCGGCGATGAACGATGGCTCGAGGTCCAGGCTTCGCCCCAGGCCGTCTGGCTGCGGGTGATTGCCTTTTGGCGCGAGCAGGGGGTCTTGCTCGTCGAGCAAAACCCAGCGGTTGGCGTGATGCGCACCGACTGGCTAGACAACCGCGCTGAGATCCGCAAGGACTTCATCACCCGTATGGTAAGCAAGGTCGCTGAGGGGCTCTACTCCACCTCGACCCGCGACCAATATACCTTGCGGATCGAGAGCGGGCTGCGCCCTAGCACCACCGAGATCCGATTGACCCATCGCGGTATGGCTGAGCGATTGGTGAGTGGCGGCATTGCGGGCAGCACCGAGCGCACCATCTGGGAGCCTAGCGGTTCGGATCGCGAGAAGGAGGCTGAGATGCTGCGCCGCCTGATGGTCTATCTGGGCGGCTCGCCGTCCAAGGCGGGGGGTGGCGAGATGCCTGCCGGTCAGCTCATCGGCGCCAACAGTCGCCTGGTCAATGAGAACGGTGTGCCCCTGATCATCATCCCTCAAGAGTTCCGCAGCGCTTGGCAGATGACGGGGGCGGCGCTTGATCGCGCAGGGTTTGTGGTCGAAGATCGCGATCAGGCCCAGGGCCTCTATGAGGTGCGCTATGCCGGACAGGATGCCCAGCCCGAGCAGAAGCCGGGGCTGCTGTCGCGTTTGGCCTTCTGGCATAAACCCAAGATCGATCCGGTGAAGCAATTCCAGATCAAGGTCAGCAGCAATGACAAGGAATCACGGGTGATCATCCTCGCCCCCGATGGCAAACCCGATGTCAGTGCCAATGGCCAGCGTATCCTTAACCTCATCCAGGAGCAGCTTCGCTAG
- the dapA gene encoding 4-hydroxy-tetrahydrodipicolinate synthase has translation MVRGSIVALITPMHPDGALDYASLQRLVDFHVAQGTGAIVTVGTTGESPTLDVDEHCAVIARTIEYAAGRIPVIAGTGSNSTHEAIVLTRCAREAGADAALLVTPYYNKPTQEGLYLHYRAVAEAVDIPQILYNVPGRTACDLLPETVARLAEIENIVGIKEATGDLARVVRLRADCGPGFALYSGDDATACEFILNGGDGVISVTANVAPRAMQDMCQAALAGDSDRARVLNERLAALHRDLFVQSNPIPVKWAVAALGLCEPGIRLPLTWLGEEYQARVRQAMAQSGAL, from the coding sequence ATGGTTCGCGGCAGCATCGTTGCGCTCATCACCCCCATGCACCCCGATGGGGCCCTTGATTACGCGAGCCTGCAACGACTCGTTGATTTTCATGTTGCACAGGGTACGGGCGCGATCGTCACGGTTGGCACCACTGGCGAGTCGCCCACACTCGATGTGGATGAGCACTGTGCGGTCATCGCGCGCACGATCGAGTATGCCGCGGGGCGCATCCCTGTTATCGCTGGTACGGGCTCCAATTCGACCCATGAGGCCATTGTCCTGACCCGCTGCGCGCGCGAAGCTGGCGCCGATGCTGCGCTCTTGGTCACGCCCTATTACAACAAACCCACCCAAGAAGGCTTGTATCTCCATTATCGCGCGGTGGCCGAGGCGGTTGATATTCCACAGATCCTCTATAACGTCCCTGGACGGACTGCCTGTGACCTTCTGCCTGAGACGGTTGCGCGTTTGGCTGAGATCGAAAACATCGTTGGGATCAAGGAGGCGACGGGGGATCTGGCGCGAGTGGTACGCCTGCGTGCCGATTGTGGTCCGGGGTTTGCGCTCTATAGCGGCGACGATGCAACCGCATGCGAATTCATCCTCAACGGCGGAGATGGCGTCATCTCGGTCACCGCCAATGTCGCGCCGCGTGCCATGCAAGACATGTGTCAGGCTGCCCTCGCGGGTGACAGCGATCGCGCCCGGGTGCTGAATGAGCGGCTTGCCGCGCTGCACCGCGATCTGTTTGTTCAGTCGAATCCCATCCCCGTCAAATGGGCCGTCGCCGCCCTAGGGCTTTGTGAACCAGGCATCCGTTTGCCGTTGACCTGGCTCGGCGAGGAGTACCAAGCGCGTGTCCGTCAGGCGATGGCCCAGTCCGGAGCCTTGTGA